The following proteins are co-located in the Argopecten irradians isolate NY chromosome 9, Ai_NY, whole genome shotgun sequence genome:
- the LOC138331619 gene encoding protein fem-1 homolog A-like has protein sequence MSADSMASENDPDVRYFTLGEFLQETRFDARPSSLSGSSQGNDIFPELTDADEDLLDVPKQADIIRNMILKEEHRDLEERLMRIRHKERKQTVDYRIDGSSAFFICCASNNVELASFLLDRCGADVDQKGTDCPFGWQPNLPLCAPLCCAARHIDSLPLVRLLIEHGASKKGVDETGMTAMQIACQAGSMETVLYLFEHGFSVHDVSPTGKTCLILGVQNTEICKFLISKGVEVDHTDSKSSSALHYAVRDGQLDTVKLLIDAGADVNMSDKQGLDVILRAASAVQVGVVEYLMLDPSIPARSKVLAYKLLGSSLADTGKELEAVYWWDKTRPRECDFASDDYVQKLIADGRKLSVGIARSSQPTEELELLERIQAYSVRVKIEIFGLCHPQTYKSLCKLLNINFLMMSLKHSLKLLRYAAEVFVQKDQLSSKAAPYIASRLMKVFNRIWQCKKEVKPEDRSSIIAEVIDILGNLIDHVSEQYIQSRSESVEFEQMEDDNISSFVGLSSVYSHKHAEVFEWMCLALDLVCIVRSLEPNNREETRLINHLSKLVEADPRGPSEETLLHIAVTLNPNYRPYLSTDMVFRCNRLGVARSLIHAGIDVNAIDVNRNIPLCSLLQVNANWVEDEKALIDLLLDYGSDIDIRNKDGLTTLALLQRAGIMICQLNYQKLQCLAAATIRSNNIKFAGYVPKKMETFISCH, from the coding sequence ATGTCTGCTGATTCGATGGCGTCTGAAAACGATCCCGACGTTCGATATTTCACACTTGGGGAGTTCCTGCAGGAGACACGGTTTGACGCACGGCCGTCTAGTCTGTCAGGAAGTAGTCAGGGCAACGACATATTCCCCGAACTGACCGACGCTGATGAAGATCTACTTGACGTACCGAAGCAGGCAGATATCATCCGGAACATGATCTTGAAGGAAGAGCATCGCGATTTGGAAGAACGACTAATGAGGATAAGGCATAAAGAGCGAAAGCAGACCGTCGACTACCGTATAGACGGCAGCTCAGCATTTTTCATTTGTTGTGCCAGTAACAATGTTGAGTTGGCGAGTTTTCTACTCGACAGGTGTGGCGCTGATGTAGACCAGAAGGGGACAGATTGTCCATTCGGTTGGCAGCCCAATCTTCCCTTGTGTGCCCCTCTCTGCTGCGCTGCCAGGCACATTGACTCGTTACCATTAGTGCGGCTGTTGATTGAGCATGGCGCGAGTAAAAAGGGTGTGGACGAGACTGGCATGACGGCTATGCAAATCGCTTGCCAGGCGGGGAGTATGGAGACAGTGTTGTATCTATTTGAACACGGATTCAGTGTCCATGACGTGTCCCCTACCGGAAAGACATGTCTTATACTAGGCGTACAAAACACGGAGATATGCAAGTTCCTGATATCAAAAGGCGTTGAGGTGGACCATACCGATAGCAAAAGCTCGTCAGCTCTTCACTACGCTGTTCGAGACGGGCAATTGGACACTGTCAAATTATTGATTGACGCAGGTGCTGACGTCAATATGAGTGATAAACAGGGTCTTGACGTCATTTTACGTGCAGCATCGGCTGTGCAGGTGGGTGTTGTGGAATACCTAATGTTGGACCCATCTATACCCGCTCGGTCCAAAGTACTTGCTTACAAGCTTCTCGGCAGCAGCTTAGCAGACACAGGAAAGGAGTTAGAGGCGGTTTACTGGTGGGACAAGACCAGGCCTCGAGAATGTGACTTCGCTAGTGATGACTATGTACAAAAGCTGATAGCTGACGGTCGTAAACTTTCTGTCGGTATCGCTAGATCGTCACAACCAACTGAAGAACTCGAACTTCTCGAAAGGATTCAGGCATATTCAGTTAGagtcaaaattgaaatatttggaCTTTGTCATCCACAGACATATAAAAGTCTttgtaaattattaaatataaattttcttatGATGAGTTTAAAGCATAGTCTTAAACTACTACGGTACGCAGCCGAGGTGTTCGTCCAAAAAGACCAGCTATCTAGTAAAGCGGCCCCATACATAGCTTCACGGTTGATGAAAGTGTTCAACCGGATCTGGCAATGTAAGAAGGAAGTGAAACCCGAGGACAGAAGCAGCATAATAGCAGAGGTGATCGATATACTGGGGAATCTCATAGACCACGTATCAGAGCAATACATTCAGTCGCGCTCGGAGTCGGTGGAATTCGAACAGATGGAAGATGACAATATATCTTCATTTGTGGGTCTTTCCAGCGTATATTCCCATAAGCACGCTGAGGTGTTTGAGTGGATGTGTCTAGCTCTAGATCTTGTGTGTATTGTGAGATCATTAGAACCAAACAACCGTGAGGAAACTCGACTTATCAATCATCTTAGCAAACTGGTGGAAGCAGACCCGAGAGGACCTTCAGAAGAGACCCTTCTACATATCGCTGTAACGCTCAACCCAAACTACCGACCATATCTCTCGACCGACATGGTGTTCCGCTGCAACCGGCTCGGAGTTGCACGGAGCCTTATACATGCGGGGATAGACGTGAATGCCATCGACGTCAACCGAAACATACCGCTTTGCTCACTTTTACAGGTCAATGCTAACTGGGTAGAGGACGAAAAGGCCCTGATAGATCTGTTGTTAGACTATGGTTCGGATATCGATATACGGAACAAAGATGGACTAACAACTCTAGCGCTACTACAGCGGGCGGGTATAATGATTTGTCAGTTAAACTACCAGAAACTCCAATGCTTGGCAGCTGCTACTATCAGGAGCAACAATATCAAATTTGCTGGCTACGTTCCGAAGAAAATGGAGACATTCATATCTTGTCATTGA
- the LOC138331620 gene encoding tomoregulin-2-like, with product MTFIKLVAFVGCIAACSAQGSSWFDSISCRYIEGRDCYRYGNSPECGTDGKTYRNRCDFSKAHCANKDLHVYAYAACENITLPGGSPSTQAPGGGVVTTSAPASGTVATNSPPTIHGSEAVLDFICVEISHDKCGTEQEFICASDFKTYDNACEYQKAKCTHRELHVLTYRQCPADLAP from the exons ATGACGTTCATCAAGCTAGTAGCCTTTGTCGGATGCATTGCAG CGTGCTCTGCTCAAGGTAGTAGTTGGTTTGACAGCATTAGTTGCCGTTATATAGAAGGTAGAGACTGTTACCGATATGGAAACAGTCCCGAGTGTGGAACGGACGGAAAAACTTACAGAAACAG GTGTGATTTCTCCAAAGCTCACTGTGCCAATaaggacttacatgtatatgcttacGCTGCATGCGAAAATATAACACTGCCTGGAGGTTCGCCATCCACCCAAGCTCCCGGTGGTGGTGTGGTAACCACCTCAGCTCCCGCAAGTGgtactgtagccactaactcaCCACCGACCATCCACGGCTCCGAAGCTGTCCTCGATTTCATCTGCGTGGAAATCAGTCATGACAAATGCGGGACCGAGCAGGAGTTTATCTGTGCTAGTGACTTTAAAACATACGACAATGC ATGTGAATACCAGAAAGCCAAATGTACCCACAGGGAGCTCCACGTCCTTACCTACCGACAATGTCCAGCTGATCTGGCACCTTGA